The Couchioplanes caeruleus sequence CTCGCCGCCGCCCGCCGGTTGTCCCACCGCAACGTGCTGGTCCGCAACCCGCGGACCATGGAGGCCCTCGGCCGTGTCGACGTGGTCTGCTTCGACAAGACCGGGACCCTCACCGAGGGGCGCATCCGGCTGGGCTGCGTCAGCGACGGGCACCGCGACGAAACCTGCGATGCGCTCACCGGGCACCGTCGTACCGTGCTGGCCGCCGGGTTGCGCGCCACCCCCGTCGCCGAGGACGGCGAGGTGCTGCCGCACCCCACCGACCGGGCGGTCGAGGGTGCCGGGCGGCGCTGTGGGGTCGCGGTCACCGAGGAGGCGCCCGGCTGGCAGGCGGTACGGGAGCTGCCGTTCGAACCCGGCCGTGGCTTCCATGCGGTGCTGGGGCAGGATGCCGCCGGCCGGCGGATCAGCGTCAAGGGCGCGCCCGAGACCGTTCTGCCGCGCTGCATCACCCGCCGCGACGAACACGGAGAACGCAAGCTCAGCGACGCCGACCGCAACGACCTCGGTGCCGACGTCGAGCGCCTGGCCCGGCAGGGCTACCGGGTCCTCGCCGTCGCCGAACGCGCCGCCTCGGACAGCGGCCGCCTCGACGACGACCGTGTCGAACGGCTGACCTTCCTGGGCCTGCTCGGCCTCGCCGACCCGGTCCGGCCGACCGCCGCGGCCGCCGTGCGGCGGCTGCGCGCCGCCGGGGTCGACATCGCCATGCTCACCGGCGACCATCCCAGCACGGCCGCCGCCATCGCCGCCGAGCTCGGCATCCTCAACGGCCACCCACCGGTCATCGGCCCCGACATCGACGCCTGCACCGACGACGAACTCGCCAAACTCGCCGCCGATGCGACGGTCTTCGCCCGCGTGAGCCCGGCGCACAAAGTCACCATCGTCCGTGCGATGCGCCGCGCCGGTCGCATCGTCGCGGTCACCGGCGACGGCGCCAACGACGCCCCGGCCATCCGCCTGGCCGACGTCGGCATCGCCCTCGGCGACCGGGGGACCACCGCCGCGCGCGAAGCCGCCGACATCGTCATCACCGACGACCGAATCGAGACCATCGTCGACACCGTCATCGAGGGTCGTGCCCTCTGGGCCGCCGTCCGCGACAGCGTCGCGCTGCTCCTCGGCGGCAACCTCGGCGAGATCGCCTTCACCGTCGCCAGCTCACTGCTGGCCGCGCGGCCGCCCCTCAACGCCCGGCAACTGCTGCTGGTCAACCTCGTCACCGACCTGCTGCCCGCCCTGGCCCTGGCCGCCCGCCCACCCCGCAACATCAGCACCGAGGAGCTCCTGCGGGCCGGACCCGACGACTCACTGGGCGCATCACTGCACCGCGACATCGCCGTGCGCGCCGCCGCCACCGCTCTCGCCGCCACCGGCGGCTGGCTCGCCGCCCGGGTCACCGGCACCGCCGGACGGGCCGGCACCGTGGCGCTGGCCAGCCTCGTCGGCGCCCAGCTCGCCCAGACCGCCATGGCGTCCCGCGGCGACCCCCTCGTGCTCGCGGCCGCCGGCGGCTCCGCCCTCGCCCTCGCCGCTCTCGTCCAGACGCCTCTGACCAGTGTGTTCTTCGGTTGCCGGCCGCTAGGTCCGGTGGCGTGGGGGATCGTCGCGGCCGCCTCCGGCGCCGGTGCCGTCGTCGGCCGGACGGGAGGACGGCTGGCCTTCCACGCCCGCTCCACCTGAGTTTGTCGTTCAACCTCGGCGTCCGACGCGTACGCGGTCACCGGTGACGTGCACGTCTACCGGCTGGAGCGGGCCGGGCAGCGGTACCCGGTGCTCTGGACGACCGGGGTGCCCACCACCGTACGGCTGCCGCAGGAGTGGAGCCCGCGGCAGGCGACCACGCTGGGCGGTGTCACGTCTCCCGATGACGACGGACCGGACGCCGCGGCTCGGCCTGGAGCCGGTCCTGATCGCCTCCTGATCACGTGCCGACCACGACCGGCCGCCCGGCATTCCGGGCGGCCGGTCCCGCGGTGGCGGAACGAGCGGGCAACCTCGACGAGGGATACCTGGCCGGTCGGACGTCGCCCCCTGCGAAACGCTCATCGGGACCACGACGGCACGGACCTCAGCAGGGCTGAGCGGGAAGAGCTGAGGCCGGCGCCGCTGGGCAGCGCCGACGAGTGCAGTCCGCCGAATAGACGGGGGTGGTGCGCTGTCCCCGCTGGACCATGCGCCGGAGCGACCGGCTCATGAGGCACCGTTCTCCGCGTGTCCGGACGAGCCCGGCGACAGCTCAGCTTAGATTGAGACAGGCAAGGCGGGCGCCGGCGGTGCCGGCCTTGCCCGGCTCGGTGTGGGTGTGCTCGGCGTGCAGGACCAGCGAGCGCGGTGGCGTGCGGAACACCCACTTGTTGAACGAGGCCGACGCACCGCTGCCTGCAGCGTTGGTGTGCACGTCCAACCAGACCTCGTTCTCCGGGTTGGCGAATGCGGGATCAGTCGACGGCTGAACCGGGTCCGGCACCTGCTGATAGTGCGGGCCCGCCGCCGCCGGAGCGGCTCCGCAGGCATTGGCGTGCAGGTGAGCGCCGTACGCCTGCCCTGGCTTGAGACCGTGGACGAGCAGGAACGTACGGGTCCGCTTGGGTCCGGAGACGGACCACACGGCTACGCGGGCGCCGGCCGGCACGCGTTCGGCGTCGTAGCTGTAAGCGCCGCCGGCCCCGTCAGCATTGGGAGCGCCGACTGCATGCAGTACGACCAGCCGGGGCGCCGCCGTGGCTGGGGCGGGCGACAGGGCCAGGACCGCCACGGTAGCCGCCGAGCCGGCCAGCACGGACCGCAACATGAAGCTCATGAATGTTGTCTCCCTGCACCGGGCGCCATCTGGACGGCCAGATCGGGGCGGGACCACGGGTGAGGACTCGCCGGTGAGCAGATCTGTCGGGCGCCTACACCACACTCAACGAATGAGAGCGGCTCTCGGTTCACCGCTCCGGCCGCTAGATCAGCGTCGCGCCGACCGATTCTCAGGGCCCACCGCTGCCTCGACGTTCGTCAAGCCTGGCACTGCGACTCAGCACACGTCGACGCCCGGCAGACGATCGCCGCCAGTCGGATGCAGGGGATGCCCGTCGGTTGGGCGACGGTGAGATGGAGGAGGCTCACGAGCAGTCGACGTCGTTGCGGGTCTGGCGGGAAGAACAGGACCGGGCGCATGTCGTGGC is a genomic window containing:
- a CDS encoding superoxide dismutase family protein, with the translated sequence MSFMLRSVLAGSAATVAVLALSPAPATAAPRLVVLHAVGAPNADGAGGAYSYDAERVPAGARVAVWSVSGPKRTRTFLLVHGLKPGQAYGAHLHANACGAAPAAAGPHYQQVPDPVQPSTDPAFANPENEVWLDVHTNAAGSGASASFNKWVFRTPPRSLVLHAEHTHTEPGKAGTAGARLACLNLS